CAAGGTATCGAGCGTACCGACAAGAGCGCGTTCAGCTTCCAGGGCCACCCTGAAGCGAGCCCGGGCCCGAACGATGTGGCGCCGCTGTTCGATCGCTTCATCAATGAGATGGCCAAGCGACGCTGACCGCGCGAAGCCCGAGGGCGGCCCCGAACGCGGTGGCCCCCACGGGCGCTTCAAAGATTGTTCGACGGCCTAGCCGACTGACCTGCGGATTTGAGTGACAAACCCATGCCAAAACGTACAGACATAAAAAGCATCCTGATTCTTGGCGCTGGCCCGATCGTGATCGGCCAGGCCTGCGAATTCGACTACTCCGGCGCCCAGGCCTGTAAAGCCCTGCGCGAAGAGGGCTACCGCGTCATCCTGGTGAACTCCAACCCGGCCACCATCATGACCGACCCGGCCATGGCCGACGCCACCTACATCGAACCGATCAAGTGGCAGACCGTCGCCAAGATCATCGAGAAAGAGCGCCCGGACGCGCTGCTGCCGACCATGGGTGGCCAGACTGCGCTGAACTGCGCCCTGGACCTGGAGCGCGAAGGCGTCCTGGAGAAGTTCGGTGTAGAAATGATCGGTGCCAACGCCGACACCATCGACAAGGCCGAAGATCGTTCGCGTTTCGACAAGGCGATGAAATCCATCGGCCTGGACTGCCCACGCTCGGGCATCGCCCACAGCATGGAAGAGGCCAACGCCGTCCTGGAACGCCTCGGCTTCCCGTGCATCATCCGTCCGTCCTTCACCATGGGCGGCACCGGTGGCGGCATCGCCTACAACCGTGAAGAGTTCGAAGAAATCTGCGCCCGTGGTCTCGACTTGTCGCCGACCAAGGAGCTGCTGATCGACGAATCCCTGATCGGCTGGAAAGAATATGAAATGGAAGTTGTCCGCGACAAAAAGGACAACTGCATCATCGTCTGCTCCATCGAGAACTTCGACCCGATGGGCGTGCACACCGGTGACTCGATCACCGTCGCACCGGCCCAGACCCTGACCGACAAGGAATACCAGATCTTGCGTAACGCCTCCCTGGCGGTGCTGCGCGAGATCGGCGTGGAAACCGGCGGCTCCAACGTCCAGTTCGGCATCTGTCCGAATACCGGTCGCATGGTGGTCATCGAGATGAACCCGCGGGTGTCCCGTTCTTCGGCCCTGGCGTCGAAAGCCACTGGTTTCCCGATCGCCAAGGTTGCTGCCAAGCTGGCTGTGGGCTACACCCTGGACGAGCTGTCGAACGACATCACCGGCGGCAAGACCCCGGCGTCCTTCGAGCCGTCCATCGACTACGTTGTGACCAAGCTGCCACGCTTCGCCTTCGAGAAATTCGCCAAGGCCGATGCCCGCCTGACCACTCAAATGAAGTCGGTCGGTGAAGTCATGGCCATCGGCCGGACCTTCCAGGAATCCCTGCAGAAAGCCCTTCGCGGTCTGGAAGTCGGCGTCTGCGGTCTGGATCCGAAGCTGGACCTGAGCAATCCGGAAAGCATGAGCGAGCTCAAGCGCGAGCTGACCGTACCGGGCGCCGAGCGCATCTGGTACGTGGCCGATGCTTTCCGCGCGGGCATGAGCGTCGAGCAGATATTCGGCATGAACATGATCGACCCTTGGTTCCTGGTACAGATCGAAGATCTGATCAAGGAAGAAGAGAAGGTCAAGACCCTGGGCATGTCCAGCATCGACCACGACATGATGTTCCGCCTCAAGCGCAAAGGTTTCTCCGACATGCGCCTGGCCAAGCTGCTGGGTGTGACCGAGAAGAGCCTGCGCGCCCATCGTCACAAGCTGGACGTGTTCCCGGTCTACAAGCGCGTCGACACCTGCGCGGCCGAGTTCGCCACCGACACCGCCTATCTGTATTCCACGTACGAAGAAGAGTGCGAAGCCGCGCCATCGACCCGGGACAAGATCATGATCCTGGGTGGCGGTCCTAACCGGATCGGCCAGGGTATCGAGTTCGACTACTGCTGCGTACACGCGGCACTGGCCCTGCGCGACGACGGTTACGAGACCATCATGGTCAACTGCAACCCGGAAACCGTGTCCACCGACTACGACACCTCCGATCGCCTGTACTTCGAGCCAGTGACCCTGGAAGACGTGCTGGAAATCGTCCGTGTCGAGAAGCCAAAAGGCGTGATCGTCCAGTACGGCGGCCAGACCCCGTTGAAACTGGCTCGCGCCCTTGAAGCCGCCGGCGTGCCGATCATCGGCACCAGCCCGGATGCCATCGACCGTGCCGAAGATCGTGAGCGCTTCCAGCAGATGGTCGAGCGCCTGAACCTGCGCCAGCCGCCAAACGCCACCGTGCGCAGCGAAGACGAAGCGATTCGTGCCGCCGCGAAGATCGGTTATCCACTGGTGGTGCGTCCGTCCTATGTACTGGGCGGCCGCGCGATGGAGATCGTCTACCAGGAAGACGAGCTCAAGCGTTACCTGCGTGAAGCGGTCCAGGTCTCCAACGACAGCCCGGTGCTGCTGGACCACTTCCTCAACTGCGCCATCGAAATGGACGTGGATGCGGTCAGCGATGGCAAGGACGTGGTGATCGGCGCGATCATGCAGCACATCGAGCAGGCCGGTGTTCACTCCGGTGACTCCGCTTGCTCGCTGCCGCCTTACTCGCTGCCGGCGCATATCCAGGATGAGATGCGCGAGCAGGTCAAGAAAATGGCCCTGGAACTGGGCGTTATCGGCCTGATGAACGTGCAGTTGGCGCTGCAGGGCGAAGACATCTACGTCATCGAAGTCAACCCTCGTGCTTCCCGTACCGTGCCGTTCGTTTCCAAGTGCATCGGTGTTTCCCTGGCAATGATCGCGGCACGGGTCATGGCTGGCAAAACCCTGAAAGAGCTTGGTTTCACCAAGGAAATCATTCCGAACTTCTATAGCGTGAAAGAGGCGGTGTTCCCGTTCGCCAAGTTCCCTGGCGTCGATCCGATCCTCGGCCCGGAAATGAAGTCGACCGGTGAAGTCATGGGCGTGGGCGATACCTTCGGTGAAGCCTTCGCCAAGGCACAAATGGGCGCCAGCGAAGTATTGCCGACTGGCGGCACAGCGTTCATCAGCGTGCGTGATGACGACAAGCCACTGGTTGCAGGTGTGGCCCGTGATCTGATCAACTTGGGCTTCGAAGTGGTTGCCACTGCCGGCACTGCCAAGCTGATCGAGGCGGCGGGGCTGAAAGTGCGCCGCGTGAACAAAGTGACCGAGGGTCGTCCACACGTGGTCGACATGATCAAGAATGACGAAGTCACGCTGATCATCAACACCACGGAAGGTCGCCAGTCGATCG
This genomic interval from Pseudomonas alvandae contains the following:
- the carB gene encoding carbamoyl-phosphate synthase large subunit — encoded protein: MPKRTDIKSILILGAGPIVIGQACEFDYSGAQACKALREEGYRVILVNSNPATIMTDPAMADATYIEPIKWQTVAKIIEKERPDALLPTMGGQTALNCALDLEREGVLEKFGVEMIGANADTIDKAEDRSRFDKAMKSIGLDCPRSGIAHSMEEANAVLERLGFPCIIRPSFTMGGTGGGIAYNREEFEEICARGLDLSPTKELLIDESLIGWKEYEMEVVRDKKDNCIIVCSIENFDPMGVHTGDSITVAPAQTLTDKEYQILRNASLAVLREIGVETGGSNVQFGICPNTGRMVVIEMNPRVSRSSALASKATGFPIAKVAAKLAVGYTLDELSNDITGGKTPASFEPSIDYVVTKLPRFAFEKFAKADARLTTQMKSVGEVMAIGRTFQESLQKALRGLEVGVCGLDPKLDLSNPESMSELKRELTVPGAERIWYVADAFRAGMSVEQIFGMNMIDPWFLVQIEDLIKEEEKVKTLGMSSIDHDMMFRLKRKGFSDMRLAKLLGVTEKSLRAHRHKLDVFPVYKRVDTCAAEFATDTAYLYSTYEEECEAAPSTRDKIMILGGGPNRIGQGIEFDYCCVHAALALRDDGYETIMVNCNPETVSTDYDTSDRLYFEPVTLEDVLEIVRVEKPKGVIVQYGGQTPLKLARALEAAGVPIIGTSPDAIDRAEDRERFQQMVERLNLRQPPNATVRSEDEAIRAAAKIGYPLVVRPSYVLGGRAMEIVYQEDELKRYLREAVQVSNDSPVLLDHFLNCAIEMDVDAVSDGKDVVIGAIMQHIEQAGVHSGDSACSLPPYSLPAHIQDEMREQVKKMALELGVIGLMNVQLALQGEDIYVIEVNPRASRTVPFVSKCIGVSLAMIAARVMAGKTLKELGFTKEIIPNFYSVKEAVFPFAKFPGVDPILGPEMKSTGEVMGVGDTFGEAFAKAQMGASEVLPTGGTAFISVRDDDKPLVAGVARDLINLGFEVVATAGTAKLIEAAGLKVRRVNKVTEGRPHVVDMIKNDEVTLIINTTEGRQSIADSYSIRRNALQHKIYCTTTIAAGEAICEALKFGPEKTVRRLQDLHAGLKA